The following are from one region of the Rhipicephalus microplus isolate Deutch F79 chromosome 1, USDA_Rmic, whole genome shotgun sequence genome:
- the LOC142784172 gene encoding uncharacterized protein LOC142784172 isoform X1, producing MHYAGRDDLLSKPASLSYATYRVCSDPFTAQSFMDPGHTRLKRMAVPSVQPAAPCALSVASSSDCDMAAEAALQGPAVEASKSGSHTLRCPDEQGGSSVVAAERISADFVLPEKTLTSRSAVTKGTCVTGRLQDCSDSTVRGTEQASQDPPEDVSANSSTPECPRENVRSCVPATMSPSMKYKRTIKHLQAKVPAQRKTIKRLQRQPHQAPSSTSKALEVIRPHVTEEVFKLLSAHVRLRPKRKGKWFPVWFKKFALHLNFRGPRAYRFLAPYFSLPSRRSLRRRLANVKMTPGIIPGILSSIATNTQAWNERDRVCALVFDEIALKKNLYYDAARDVVQGFTDDGTHRTSTIADRALVFLLVGVSRKWVQPVAFTIGYTSTPSSVMHNLLVSLILELRSINIAVKAVICDQGSSNVSLANQLRVTVAKPFFEVNGERVYYIFDVPHLIKTTRNNVQAHKLYIGDDIVNWLHIVSLYQSSHELRLRLAPKLTERHVHQKPFSNMKVS from the exons atgcactatgctggacgcgatgatctcctgagtaagccggccagcctatcgtacgcaacgtacagggtttgtagcgacccttttactgctcaaagtttcatggaccctgggcacacaaggcttaaaagaatggctgttcccagtgtgcaaccagctgcaccat Gtgctctgagcgtcgcttcaagtagtgactgtgacatggctgcagaagctgcactgcaag gacctgcggtagaggcttcaaaaagcggttcccacacattgaggtgccccgatgaacagg gtggcagctccgtTGTAGCTgctgaaagaatttctgctgatttcgtcttgcccgagaaaaccttaaccagtcgttcagctgtcacaaaaggaacttgtgtgaccg gccgcttgcaagattgttccgacagcactgtccgaggcactgaacaagcttcacaagaccctccagaagacgtctccgccaacagctccacgcctgagtgccctagagaaaatg tgcgttcctgtgtgccagcgacaatgtctccatcaatgaagtacaagcgaaccattaaacatctgcaagccaaagtaccagcacagcggaaaactatcaaaagactgcagagacagcctcaccaagcaccgtcatcgacttcgaaggcccttgaagttatccgaccgcacgtcaccgaagAGGTTTTTAAACtgctttctgcacatgttcgcttgaggcccaaacgcaagggcaagtggtttcccgtgtggttcaagaaattcgctcttcacttaaacttccgaggtccgcgagcataccgatttctggctccatatttttctttgccctcccggcgttcattaaggaggcggctagctaatgtaaagatgactccaggcataattccaggaatcctttcttccattgcaacaaatactcaagcttggaatgaacgggaccgagtgtgcgctttagttttcgacgaaatagcactcaaaaagaatttgtactatgatgctgcaagagacgttgtccagggttttacagatgatggcactcatcgcacttcaaccatcgctgatcgagcactggtttttcttcttgttggcgtttcgagaaagtgggttcaaccggttgcttttactatagggtacacatcaacaccatcatctgttatgcataacttgctggtgtcactcattttggagcttaggagcattaatattgcagtgaaagcagtcatttgtgaccagggcagttcaaatgtaagtctcgctaaccaactaagagtgactgtagcaaagcctttttttgaagttaatggtgagcgggtatattacatttttgatgttccgcatttaattaaaacaacgcgcaataatgtccaagcgcacaagttatacattggggatgacatcgttaactggttgcacattgtaagcctttaccaatcctcacatgagttgcggttgcgattggctccaaagttgactgaacggcacgttcatcagaaacctttttctaatatgaaggtcagctgA
- the LOC142784172 gene encoding uncharacterized protein LOC142784172 isoform X2 codes for MHYAGRDDLLSKPASLSYATYRVCSDPFTAQSFMDPGHTRLKRMAVPSVQPAAPCALSVASSSDCDMAAEAALQGPAVEASKSGSHTLRCPDEQGGSSVVAAERISADFVLPEKTLTSRSAVTKGTCVTGKLYVHFNTRVD; via the exons atgcactatgctggacgcgatgatctcctgagtaagccggccagcctatcgtacgcaacgtacagggtttgtagcgacccttttactgctcaaagtttcatggaccctgggcacacaaggcttaaaagaatggctgttcccagtgtgcaaccagctgcaccat Gtgctctgagcgtcgcttcaagtagtgactgtgacatggctgcagaagctgcactgcaag gacctgcggtagaggcttcaaaaagcggttcccacacattgaggtgccccgatgaacagg gtggcagctccgtTGTAGCTgctgaaagaatttctgctgatttcgtcttgcccgagaaaaccttaaccagtcgttcagctgtcacaaaaggaacttgtgtgaccggtaagttgtatgttcacttcaacaccagagtggattga